AAAGTGCATTTCCTGTGAACAATCCATTATCTTCCATGCACATTCTTTCCTTAGATGGTCTTATTGCTGTAATGCAGGGAATTTCCGAAAGAATAGGTAGTGAATCTTTAAGTTCAAAACAATCTCCTGTGAATTTTGAGGAGTATACACCATTCTGGATGGAAAAGTGTGACAGTTTTGATGACCCAAATGATTGGGTTCCTTTTGTCTGCCAAAGAAAGTacataaagagaaaattaatgATTGGAGCTGATCACTTCAATCGGGATATTAAGAAAGGTCTTGAGTTTCTCCAAGGAGCACATCTTTTGCCTAACAAACCTGATTCCCAAAGTGTTGCCTGCTTTTTAAGATACACAGCTGGGTTGGATAAGAATTCCATTGGTGATTTCCTTGGAGATCATGATGAATTCTACATTCAGGTTCTTCATGAATTTGCTAAGACATTTGATTTCCATGATATGACCTTAGACACAGCCCTACGTGTATTTTTGGAGACTTTTAGGCTTCCTGGAGAATCACAGAAGATACACAGGGTGCTTGAAGCTTTCTCTGAGAGATATTATGAACAATCACCAGATATCCTAGCTAACAAGGATGCTGCTCTCGTGTTATCATACTCAATTATATTGCTTAATACTGATCATCATAATGTGCAGGTCAAAAAGAAGATGACAGAAGAGGATTTTATCCGAAATAATAGGCATATAAATGGTGGCAATGATCTGCCTCGAGAATTTCTGTCAGAGATTTACCATTCAATTTGTAAGAGTGAAATTCGTACCACTCTTGAACCAGGCTTTGGATTTCCTGAAATGACCCCAAGTCGGTGGATTTCTCTGATGCACGAGGCAAATAAAACTTCTCCATACATTGTCTCGGATTCCCGAGCATACTTAGATTATGATATGTTTGTGTTGTTGTCAGGCCCAACAATTGTTGCCATTTCTGTGGCTTTTGATAATGCGGAAAATAAAGAGGTATATCAAAGATGTATGGATGGATTCTTAGTTGCTGCTAAGATATCAGCCCACTATCGTCTTGAAAACGTACTTGATGATCTGGTTGTGTGCATCTGTAAGTTCATTACCATTTTGGATCCATTATCAGTTGAGGATTCTGTCCTGGCCTTGGGAGATGACACAAAAGTAAGAATTGCAACTGAGACAGTTTTCACTATTGCAAATAGGTATGGTGATTACATCCGCACAGGGTGGAGGAGTATTCTtgattgtattttaatattttacaagtTAGGCCTCCTTCCTCCTCGCTTGGCCAGTGATGCAGCTGACGAGTCTCAGGTAACTACAGAAATTGGACATGGAAAATCTAACTCATATTCTATAGTGTCATCTAATCTTCAATATATTGCTCCAAAGAGATCCTCAGGATTAATTAGTAGGTTTAGTCAACTCTTATCACTTGGTTCTGAAGATATACAATCAATACCGACAAAAGAACAGCTGGCTGCTCATCAGCAAGCTACACAAGCAATTCAGAAGTGTCACATTGATAGCATATTCACTGAGAGTAAATTTCTGCAAGCTGAATCTCTATTGAATCTTGAAAGAGCACTCATCAATGCTGGAGCTCAACATCTGAAAGGAAACAGAATACGTGAGGATGAAGAGTCTTCAGTTTTCTGCCTGGAGTTATTGGTGGCAATTACTCTGAATAACAGGGACAGAGTTGTACTTCTTTGGAAGGGTGTTTATGAACACATATCCAATATTATTCAGTCAACTGTGATACCCTGTGCCCTGGTTGAAAAGGCTATTTTTGGACTTCTTAGAATTTGCCACCGCTTACTTCCCTACAAAGAGAACATTACCGATGAACTTTTGAGGTCCCTGCAACTTGTTTTGAAGCTTGACGCACTAGTTGCAGATGCATACTATGAGCAGATTACACGGGAAGTCGGTTGCCTTGTGAAGGCAAATGCTTCTCGTATTAGATCTCAGTCTGGATGGCGGACTATTACAGCTCTGCTCTCAATCACTTCTAGACACCTGGAATCATCTGAGGCTGGATTTGATGCGCTGCTGTTCATTATGTCTGATGGTGCTCACTTGCACCCTGCTAATTACATTCTCTGTGTAGATGCTGCAAGACAGTTTGCCGAGTCTCGTGTGGGACAGGTAGATCGGTCTATAATTGCACTAGATCTTATGGCAAGTTCTGTCAATTCCTTAGAAAAATGGTCGAGTAATGCTAAAAAAACTGCGAAACAACAGGAAGTGGAAAAGATGTTGCAGGATATTGGGGAGATGTGGTTTACGCTAGTGCAGGGACTGAGCAAGGTATCTTTGGACCAGAGAGAGGAGGTTAGAAACCATGCATTGTTATGTTTGCAGAAGTGCTTGAAAGGAACTGTTGGGACTCACCTCCCACGTGATTTGTGGTTGACATGTTTTGATCAAGTGATCTTTACTGTGCTC
This sequence is a window from Vigna angularis cultivar LongXiaoDou No.4 chromosome 2, ASM1680809v1, whole genome shotgun sequence. Protein-coding genes within it:
- the LOC108329296 gene encoding ARF guanine-nucleotide exchange factor GNOM isoform X2 translates to MQMQTDFNAVEDQYELCEAGYPNKTAIACMINAEISAVLAVMRRNVRWGIHYISDDDQSEHYLVQSLKTLRRQIFSWKNQWRAINPALYLQPFLDVIRSDETSAPITGVALSSVYKILTLDVIDKHTVKVGDTMHLVVDSVTSCRFEVTDPGSEEVVLMKILQVLLACVKGKASVMLSNQHVCTIVNTCFRIVHQAGTKVFLQTNGLNNDHALASRKLENERLNSARDAQPLSTITASGAAPVVAANAVDENTAIASSGNETDPHELLLMTHGVPCIVEIFHFLCSLLNVTEHMGVNPRSNTMTFDEDVPLFSLTLINSAIELGGPSFCHHPRLLCLIQDELFFNLMQFGLSMSPLVVSMVCSIVLNLYHHLRQELKLQLEAFFSCIILRLAQSKYGASYQQQEVVMEALVDFCRQKTFMVEMYANFDCDISCSDIFEDIVDLLSKSAFPVNNPLSSMHILSLDGLIAVMQGISERIGSESLSSKQSPVNFEEYTPFWMEKCDSFDDPNDWVPFVCQRKYIKRKLMIGADHFNRDIKKGLEFLQGAHLLPNKPDSQSVACFLRYTAGLDKNSIGDFLGDHDEFYIQVLHEFAKTFDFHDMTLDTALRVFLETFRLPGESQKIHRVLEAFSERYYEQSPDILANKDAALVLSYSIILLNTDHHNVQVKKKMTEEDFIRNNRHINGGNDLPREFLSEIYHSICKSEIRTTLEPGFGFPEMTPSRWISLMHEANKTSPYIVSDSRAYLDYDMFVLLSGPTIVAISVAFDNAENKEVYQRCMDGFLVAAKISAHYRLENVLDDLVVCICKFITILDPLSVEDSVLALGDDTKVRIATETVFTIANRYGDYIRTGWRSILDCILIFYKLGLLPPRLASDAADESQVTTEIGHGKSNSYSIVSSNLQYIAPKRSSGLISRFSQLLSLGSEDIQSIPTKEQLAAHQQATQAIQKCHIDSIFTESKFLQAESLLNLERALINAGAQHLKGNRIREDEESSVFCLELLVAITLNNRDRVVLLWKGVYEHISNIIQSTVIPCALVEKAIFGLLRICHRLLPYKENITDELLRSLQLVLKLDALVADAYYEQITREVGCLVKANASRIRSQSGWRTITALLSITSRHLESSEAGFDALLFIMSDGAHLHPANYILCVDAARQFAESRVGQVDRSIIALDLMASSVNSLEKWSSNAKKTAKQQEVEKMLQDIGEMWFTLVQGLSKVSLDQREEVRNHALLCLQKCLKGTVGTHLPRDLWLTCFDQVIFTVLEDLLEIAQLHSQKVYPNIEGTLVIALKLVFEVFLQLLLELSQLASFCKLWEGVLSCMEKCVKMKIKGRRSEELQELVPELLKYTLLVMKSGDILVQINNGSGENSLWELTWLHMKNIAPSLQSEVFPEQDPEQLQHRQVKAVESLGSDANISDPSNEKEGNDVVEIS
- the LOC108329296 gene encoding ARF guanine-nucleotide exchange factor GNOM isoform X1, producing the protein MQMQTDFNAVEDQYELCEAGYPNKTAIACMINAEISAVLAVMRRNVRWGIHYISDDDQSEHYLVQSLKTLRRQIFSWKNQWRAINPALYLQPFLDVIRSDETSAPITGVALSSVYKILTLDVIDKHTVKVGDTMHLVVDSVTSCRFEVTDPGSEEVVLMKILQVLLACVKGKASVMLSNQHVCTIVNTCFRIVHQAGTKGELFQRIARYTMHELVRSIFSHLQNIDNTKCGFINGSATLKQVTNGLNNDHALASRKLENERLNSARDAQPLSTITASGAAPVVAANAVDENTAIASSGNETDPHELLLMTHGVPCIVEIFHFLCSLLNVTEHMGVNPRSNTMTFDEDVPLFSLTLINSAIELGGPSFCHHPRLLCLIQDELFFNLMQFGLSMSPLVVSMVCSIVLNLYHHLRQELKLQLEAFFSCIILRLAQSKYGASYQQQEVVMEALVDFCRQKTFMVEMYANFDCDISCSDIFEDIVDLLSKSAFPVNNPLSSMHILSLDGLIAVMQGISERIGSESLSSKQSPVNFEEYTPFWMEKCDSFDDPNDWVPFVCQRKYIKRKLMIGADHFNRDIKKGLEFLQGAHLLPNKPDSQSVACFLRYTAGLDKNSIGDFLGDHDEFYIQVLHEFAKTFDFHDMTLDTALRVFLETFRLPGESQKIHRVLEAFSERYYEQSPDILANKDAALVLSYSIILLNTDHHNVQVKKKMTEEDFIRNNRHINGGNDLPREFLSEIYHSICKSEIRTTLEPGFGFPEMTPSRWISLMHEANKTSPYIVSDSRAYLDYDMFVLLSGPTIVAISVAFDNAENKEVYQRCMDGFLVAAKISAHYRLENVLDDLVVCICKFITILDPLSVEDSVLALGDDTKVRIATETVFTIANRYGDYIRTGWRSILDCILIFYKLGLLPPRLASDAADESQVTTEIGHGKSNSYSIVSSNLQYIAPKRSSGLISRFSQLLSLGSEDIQSIPTKEQLAAHQQATQAIQKCHIDSIFTESKFLQAESLLNLERALINAGAQHLKGNRIREDEESSVFCLELLVAITLNNRDRVVLLWKGVYEHISNIIQSTVIPCALVEKAIFGLLRICHRLLPYKENITDELLRSLQLVLKLDALVADAYYEQITREVGCLVKANASRIRSQSGWRTITALLSITSRHLESSEAGFDALLFIMSDGAHLHPANYILCVDAARQFAESRVGQVDRSIIALDLMASSVNSLEKWSSNAKKTAKQQEVEKMLQDIGEMWFTLVQGLSKVSLDQREEVRNHALLCLQKCLKGTVGTHLPRDLWLTCFDQVIFTVLEDLLEIAQLHSQKVYPNIEGTLVIALKLVFEVFLQLLLELSQLASFCKLWEGVLSCMEKCVKMKIKGRRSEELQELVPELLKYTLLVMKSGDILVQINNGSGENSLWELTWLHMKNIAPSLQSEVFPEQDPEQLQHRQVKAVESLGSDANISDPSNEKEGNDVVEIS